One part of the Vicugna pacos chromosome 20, VicPac4, whole genome shotgun sequence genome encodes these proteins:
- the GCLC gene encoding glutamate--cysteine ligase catalytic subunit, which translates to MGLLSQGSPLSWEETQRHADHVRRHGILQFLHIYHAVKDRHKDVLKWGDEVEYMLVSFDHENKKVQLVLSGEEVLETLQEKGERTNPNHPTLWRPEYGSYMIEGTPGQPYGGTMSEFNTVEDNMRKRRQEATSLLGDNQAVCTITSFPRLGCPGFTLPEFRPRPVEGGASKSLFFPDEAINKHPRFSTLTRNIRHRRGEKVVINVPIFKDKNTPSPFIETFAEDDEAAKAAKPDHIYMDAMGFGMGNCCLQVTFQACSISEARYLYDQLATICPIVMALSAASPFYRGYVSDIDCRWGVISASVDDRTREERGLEPLKNNSYRISKSRYDSIDSYLSECGEKYNDLDLTIDREIYGHLLQEGIDHLLAQHVAHLFIRDPLTLFEEKIHLDDANESDHFENIQSTNWQTMRFKPPPPNSDIGWRVEFRPMEVQLTDFENSAYVVFVVLLTRVILSYKLDFLIPLSKVDENMKVAQKRDAVLRDRFYFRKDICKGGSAVVDGCGKAAGAEPAAEEYALMTIDTIINGKEGVFPGLIPILNSYLENMEVDVDTRCSILNYLKLIKKRASGELMTVARWMREFIAKHPDYKQDSVITDEINYSLLLKCNQIANELCECPELLGPAFRKVKYSGSKTDPSN; encoded by the exons GTGGAATACATGTTGGTGTCTTTCGatcatgaaaacaaaaaagtCCAATTGGTCCTGTCTGGAGAGGAGGTTCTTGAAACTCTGcaagaaaaaggggaaaggacAAACCCAAA CCACCCTACCCTCTGGAGACCAGAGTACGGGAGCTACATGATCGAAGGGACACCGGGCCAGCCGTACGGGGGGACCATGTCCGAGTTCAACACCGTGGAGGACAACATGAGGAAACGCCGCCAGGAGGCGACGTCTCTGCTGGGAGACAACCAGGCTGTCTGCACGATAACCTCATTTCCCAG ATTAGGCTGCCCTGGGTTCACGCTGCCCGAGTTCAGGCCCCGCCCGGTCGAAGGAGGAGCTTCCAAGTCCCTCTTCTTTCCCGACGAAGCAATCAACAAGCACCCGCGCTTCAG CACCCTAACAAGGAACATCCGGcacaggaggggagagaaagtcGTCATCAATGTCCCGA tatTTAAGGACAAGAACACACCGTCTCCGTTTATAGAGACGTTTGCCGAGGATGACGAGGCAGCGAAGGCGGCTAAGCCGGACCACATTTACATGGACGCCATGGGCTTCGGGATGGGCAATTGCTGTCTCCAG GTAACGTTCCAAGCCTGCAGCATATCTGAGGCCCGCTACCTGTATGATCAGTTGGCCACTATCTGCCCAATTGTT atgGCTTTGAGCGCTGCGTCTCCTTTTTACCGAGGCTATGTGTCAGACATTGATTGTCGCTGGGGAGTGATTTCTGCGTCTGTAGATGATAGAACTCGGGAGGAGAGAGGACTGGAG ccGCTGAAGAACAATAGCTATAGGATTAGTAAATCCCGGTACGACTCCATCGACAGTTACTTGTCCGAGTGTGGGGAGAAGTACAACGACCTCGACCTGACCATAGACAGGGAGATCTACGGCCATCTGCTGCAGGAAG GCATCGATCACCTCCTGGCCCAGCACGTGGCTCACCTCTTCATCAGAGACCCGCTGACTCTGTTTGAGGAGAAAATACACCTGGACGACGCCAACGAGTCTGACCATTTCGAG AATATTCAGTCCACAAATTGGCAGACGATGAGATTTAAGCCTCCTCCCCCAAACTCCGACATTGGATGGAGAGTGGAATTCCGGCCCATGGAG GTGCAGTTGACAGACTTCGAGAACTCTGCATACGTGGTGTTTGTGGTGCTGCTTACCAGGGTGATCCTGTCCTACAAACTGGACTTCCTCATTCCCCTGTCAAAG GTGGACGAGAACATGAAAGTGGCTCAGAAGCGAGATGCCGTCCTGCGGGACAGGTTTTATTTCAGAAAAGACATCTGCAAAG GTGGCAGCGCCGTGGTGGACGGCTGTGGCAAGGCGGCGGGCGCGGAGCCGGCGGCCGAGGAGTACGCGCTCATGACCATCGACACCATCATCAACGGCAAG GAAGGCGTGTTCCCCGGGCTGATCCCCATCCTGAACTCTTACCTGGAGAACATGGAGGTGGATGTGGACACCAGATGCAGTATTCTCAACTACCTGAAGCTGATCAAGAAGAGAGCATCCG gAGAATTAATGACAGTTGCCAGGTGGATGAGGGAGTTTATCGCAAAGCATCCTGACTACAAGCAAGACAGTGTCATCACTGACGAAATAAACTATAGCCTTCTTTTAAAGTGTAACCAAATTGCAAACGAATTATGTGAATGCCCAGAGTTACTTGGACCAGCATTTAGGAAAGTAAAATATAGTGGAAGTAAAACCGACCCTTCCAACTAG